The Rosa rugosa chromosome 1, drRosRugo1.1, whole genome shotgun sequence genomic sequence GACAAAAGCAGTGAATTGATGTGTGTCTCCAAAAGAATACAAAAGAACCAATTCACAaggcaccaccaccaccaccaagagccagtaaaaaataataataatagaaaaaacAAATGGTAAATAAATATCCAATTCTAGGTCTCTAATAATGGACAGAACATGGtaaaaaaagattaaaataataaaggacAACATTACAACAACACCGTCATCATCGATCtctgtcctcctcctcctcatctcatcttctcttcctctctagAACAACAATGCCATGATCACACCCCATCCCAATGCAATCGATCCAACCATGATGTAATGCACCTTCTCTGCTCCACTCTGCAATTTTCCATTCCacaaatttcaaaattaaaattcaGAACCcgataaaaataaacaaatgtcAGATTTAAGTTTTACCAAggacaaatatttatttctatCACAGGGTACTACTTGCTGTAATGACGCTCTGACAGACAATTTGCTTCGTTTCCGTGGGTGGGTAAATTAAGTAATTTACCAACTTTAGCCAACCCCACCAGCCACCGACGGTGGGGTGGCGCGTGAGGTAGCCATCCCCATCTTCCGGACCAGCTTATTACCAGATCTAAAATGACTTCATAGCGTTATTCTTGCTTACACGCACCGACGCGCGCGTGAGCAAGAGCAACGGAAAACCAACAGATTTACCGTATCTGTAAGAACTATAAGAAGTCTCTATCTGGTAGCAAACCCGAAAACGGTGCTCAGTGAGTGAGTGAGAGCTAGATCTATGTGTCAAAACAATTTCGCTAGATTTGGAAGCCGAAGCTCCAGATCTGGGTGCGCATTGCGCACACCGCGTCaaattagagagagaaaaaaaaaagagaaacaaatatTTTTACCTCATCGGCTGCGGCGCCGGAAGGACCCGGAGATGAGGCATCAGGGCTCATTCCGGGGGCCTCAGCTGGCGGTGCGGGTGGACTCTCAGTCGCTGGACCGGGAGCAGCTGAAGGAGTCACGGATTTTGGAGCCGGAGCAGCAGGTGCGATGGAGGGAGGAGAAACCGGTGCTACGGGAACGACGGCCGGTGTGGGAGAAGTGGCGGGGGGTGCGCTGACCGGAGTTACGACCGGTGTAGGTGCAGCAGTCGGCGGAGATTTAGCGGGAGGAGTGGCTACCGGAGTTGGAGCGGCGGCGACGGGGGTAGGTGGAGCGGCGGTCGGAGTTGAGGCCGGTGTGGCGACGGGAGCTGGGGACTTGGGCTTTGAAGGAGCGGCGGATGGTGAAGTGGTGGGGGCGGGAGTGGCGGGAGATTTAGTGGGTGCCGAAGCCGGAGTGGCCGTAGATTTAGTGGGTGCGGAAGCCGGAGCTTGACCTCCGACGCCGGCGACGATAATGCAGATGAACGCGAACGTTAAGGCGGTGCTGCGATCCATGGCTTTAGCTAGCTCACAGTCGCagatagagatagagatagagatagagatagagagagttaagacttaagagtgagtaaaatgagagagagagtaatagTGGCGATGATAACCGACAGCGTATATATAGGCGAAAAGGCTCCAACGGGAAGTAGAGGGTTAATCTGGACCGACAAATACGGTGGGACCCGGGGATAGATGGGACCTGACTAGCCGTTGGATCAGTGAACAGAGACTAAAAGAAGGTTCGGGCTTTCCCTTCCGGAGGGAAGAGGGGGGCCATGGTTTGTATAATGTGGCGCTGAAGTATGGACTCGACACAGACTGTCTGGGTCCCACTTGGGCCCATTAAGTAACATTAGGCGCATGTGATACTTAAAGCTAAGAGGATTTGTTGGCATTTAAGAACCAAAGATGGGCCataatcacacggtgtcctgtCTCTAATCACGGTTTTCATTGTGCCTAATCTGTTCACATTTCACAGGTtgggacttgtagttttgatttttaGCATTTAAGGTCCTCTAATTTTTGGTAAATCATATAAAATCTGATCACAAGTGGAAGAGTGTCACAGTTGATTCAATGTCCCATGTTATAGCCCccaacatttttatttattgtattCATTCTTTATCACTAGTCCATATTCTCTTTATTGGAATActttatttgaaaaataaaattcaccTTTCTTAATTTACAATTCacatttattcttttttttttttgttgaaatttttgcaaaaaaataaaattgaagttACTAAAAAAAGAGTGGATTTCACTCTCAAAAATTGTAAACTaaggagtgtggatttcactctaACAAATTAACTTAAAGGAAAAATTTTGTCATTTTATAAGAATTTCAATtagaaatgaaaatagtaagtgtAGATTACAAATTAGAAAGTCTAAATTTCATTCTTCATAATTTTTATAGTTTATAATAAACTATGATATATGTTTTATCTTAAAATGCGCATTAATCTAGCCAACACCCCTACGTGTTATCCTCCTTGCTTGGCCCTTCTTCTAAAAAGATGTTGTATAACAAGTGTATAATGTCCACTCAAACATTTAtgtaatttaaaataaataaaaaataaaaaaaaacatttatgtAATTTAGTTATGTTAACACATCATTTCATTATCATTAATCCATCAACATAATTCATAAATGAAAGTTATTGTCGGGTTTTGTTTCCTGAATATAATGATCGGTTTTAAATTTTTGTTGAAGAAGTCGAATGgtaagaattaaaaaaaaaaatcatggttGAAAGTGAAAGTTAAGGCAACTTAAAAGGACTGAAATGTAAAATTGAAGGAGATTAAGGTAGAGGCACTGGACTGGCACAAGTCCACTTAAACACACTTTGGCTCTGGCTCTGGCTCGTGACTTTAATTGTAtctgtttttatgtttttttataTTTGTACAAGTGGGGTTTTGTTGACAGCTGGATGTGTTAAAAGTAGGGTTACTGTCCAGGAATGACAACCCAATAAGTGGAAGCCACGGCAGTCGCCGTAGCAATAATTGTGTGGTGGTTAAGTAACTTTAGCCCACCGCCACAACCGTGGGGCCCGCGGTTGTACCGTTACTGCCTCGGAAGCCGTGATCTGTAAGCGCATATTTTGGCAGCTGGATTAGTAGattttcttccctttttttaTATTCAAAATTAGCAAAATTTCTCAcccatttatttctttattttagttttgagaagaatttctagattttttttttttttttttttggggtctaAATAATATTACTCTCTGTCGCGTTTGTTAGTTTGTTACTGTCCTTGACATGACATATAAGATGACAATGAGGAATGAGCTGGGTACATTGAACACACATGATGCTTGATCTTAATGTTGTTTGAAATTATATGATTCGGGCATAATTGATCATATAAGTTTGGTGACTTTGGTCCAATATAATTGATTATGCTTCAAAGAAGACCTACGCTAGGGGGAACAACTGAGAAAAAATATGTTGAAAAGACAAGTAGACAATGCTCGAGTTAAAAAACATCTAATTTTAATGGTTCAGTGAGGAATGATTCAACAACTATTGGGTTTGTTATTCGTAATTCTGATGGTAATCCTTTAGTAGCAGCTTGTAGGTCGTTGGGTTCTACGACTACTATAGTGGCAAAAACTACGGCATTACGTGAGGCTTTGTATACTGCTTTCCTTCAAGGATTCAACAATATTATTGTTGAGGGAGACTCTAATCTATTTATTAATTGTGTTTTAGGCTCAGCCACTATTCCCTGGTGTATCGAGACTTTAGTTCAAGATATTACAGAGTTAGCGGCAAAAATTCAATTTATCATCTTCCGAAATATTTATCGAGAAGCTAATTTTGTAGCAGATCATATGGCTTCTTTAGCctatcactttcatactccatgTGTATGGTTTTCTTGCTTACCCCTCTCTGTGTTTCCAGCGTTCCATTTGGATCAGCTGGAAGAGGGTGTTTCTAGGAGTTTTGTTTTTTCGTTGTAAACTTTTTTTCCAatcataaaataataataataataaataaaaactatTTAGCTTGAAGGAATAGTATGGTAACACCCAAATGGCCAAATGTTGGTATGGTGATATCTCTCATTCATCAACACCTGATACAGTGTAGTTGAATCACTTACAAATAAACTATACCATGTGAATATAAGAATCTAACAATACTTGTAGATCAGTCATTGAGTTCATGTTTTTTTTCCAATTGCCTGTTTTTAGAGtatagagcatctttagcaatgctacccatttttgagtcaaattttagccaaaatagctaaaaagtcattttggctagccactgcATTAGTggtctctattttagctaattttgaatttatatagttttttaaatgaagattaaataatttaaatgtatttataaattatataaaataattcaaaagaaatgttttaaattatagagagtctcatctcgctctctatatttaggagcgagataactaaaagttataattgatagtcacttaggagtctggtgcaactgctaaaatagataaaaaaaactaaacatgctctccaaaataactaaggaatcaaaatagagagtctgctaaaaatgctctaagAATATAACTTTTAAGCTATTACGTATTCTTCAACGAAATGTTGGTGAAAGTTCTAATtttgatctcctcctcgtttaataatagtataataCTCGgtcaagaataaaaaataaaaaaacaatcaGAGTTTTGGACTTCGGCCTCTGGTATTTGATGGGCTTCTGCAAACCCAATGGCAGTATGTTAAGACCCAAATTTGCTTGGAGTCTAATTCTCCTTTTGGGATGGATTTAGTAGCCTCTTAGCAAAGCTTGAGACTCTGATGATTCTATTGAGTTGATGGGCTGAACGAGTATAAATGAGAGTGAGTTTGGACGTTTGGTCCTAAATCCTAAGTTTATAGGATACGTTCAAATGTGCAATTTTCTATGCTTATCTTCAAGTACTATTAACTAGCTGCCTCTTCTCCTCATAATCGGATCTGTCAAACATATACAGACAGTTATTCTAAATATTTCCGAGACCATAAATATATCGGACATAagttgttacgtcccgaacctagaATTAACGGTTTACGCACTATTTGGACGGTAATTGTCGAAtactttcaattttcttttctttttatcgatatttagtggccctaaaagttgactttttgttcgggtcaaaatttgaagaaatgttcatcatgaaagttgtaggggacgttaaaccgagcgcgtgcatatgtggtgcgtaaaaattggacttagtatgtgaaagttatggccgaaaatgtaagagttactgttcatggtaattaatatataaatggaagttactgttggtagatttccattttcggaaatctaCCTAGCCCCGgtaactctttcttcttcttcccccgaTTCTTCCTCCCCCTTTCGGCCCGATCCTTCCTCCTCCGAATTCctccgtttccggccaccccacgacgaaACCCAGACACCCTAGGCTCGCCTCTTCCTTCTGGTCACACCCATGGTGGTATTTCACGGTGTCTCGACCGGAGGAGCTCGGAACTGAACCAAGAagatcactgtagcagttttggtttttcggcgatttccggcgatactggccatctccggccaccaaaccggcgtcgaaggttcggttttcatcactgatcatttcccctatggccttgtatcgtgatttattgtgtaggagtcgaattgacgaaatgaaattctagggttcttaggaatttctgggtttgtgttcatcaaatgatttcggccgtttttaattgttatttggatgtgttgtagttgaagAAATTAATCAGTGGGTTGAGTTGTAGCTATACATGGAATTTGGTagccggtggtggaggttggtaCCGGCGCGTGGgtgccacgcgccgccactgttggtggcacgTGAGACTGTGTTTGGCCAGTCTTTAACTTCTGTTGTTGAGCTAAATAGTTAATTATACATTTAGTTTCATAATTGCAGCTTTGGGATAGAATTGGAGATGGAATGAACATGGATTTTGATGTTGTTCAATGGTGGAATTGTTAATTGAATTGCGAGGAATCCATCCATCGGATTTCCTCGATTCGGCCCTAAAGCCCATACATTAAGGGAATAACATTAGTGAAGAAGATTGGGAGGTTTTGGGCAAATATATTTAatgttagggtttggttttactTATCGTAATTTAGTTTTCCAtccagtaattatggatttacGAGCGTTATATTGTACAGGACGTGAGGAGGATTCCCTCGAGGAGGGTTCGGATCGACGACAGGCTTAGCTGtacactgtgagtggacttttgttttaaataagtgatgcatgcatttattttactAAAGTATTTTCTATTTAATTAAcctattattttccgagcatatgaattgatttttggaatttgattacgatttatctcgtggatttgttTCCAATGATGATTTTTGTGAAgtattatgatttataccggttgtgagTTTCGGTTATTAAGTTGTTAtactcggattcgaatttatattTGATGTGGACTTTCGAcgaattgttttcgatgtgatttccggatttatattatttatattatatttatattcgtTGATTCGAGACTTTATTTgcaaattgaattttgttggaGTAAATCTCCATGTTTATTTATTGATTATCGATTTTGGtattgggaatgcctcattgaCCATCTACTTATTCCTTTAGCGTGTGGGACGCGCTGTTAATTTATACGATTCTACGAGAATTtctgggtacggttgggaatcgtacccgtgttttctttattcgtgggacatggggaagccttaaggatttattggattttgatagtttttacccgccatacctgggtcgttatattttattgctagctagcctattagtactcctccctgcttactatgtgtttgtgggtgagtaagagcagagcatgggatgctccagagtgtgggacactccgacccgagcctgggaggctcccttctttcgtatggtgaaatttcttccccatattttaccattacttgactagcggggctagtccgatttcttttaaccagcggggctggtatgtttttcaCGAGTTTAAATTTAAAGAAATACGTTTTAttaatgttgcatgcatcgagattttataatttaaatttgtgggaaagtataaacttaTCTTCCTTTatacttatttattttgtccactcacgctaacgtttttatgtactttccccctgggccctttggtttcaattgCCCAGATCGCAGCGTTGCTGACCGGCTTAGGAGTGGAGGCTAGCACCACCTTTGCCATCTATCCTCAGTAGGTTATTTATTAACCTACTTTATGTATTATATTTCGAGTATGatctttagattgctctgattacttaAAAGGGTGGATTTATACATTTGTATAATTATGTGTGTATGAGAGTTGTATAATATTGGAGGAAGTTGAATGACTTGATTTGCTGGGTTGTAATCTATATAAGTAGTTCGATGTTTACACTTGGAAATTGCGGATTGTTGCTTGGTAGCAGGGTGGCTTCAAGCATAGAAATTGTTATACTTGGAGTGTTTTCAGCAGGTTTAgggttgtccatttttaggggaggttctgtcgaattttcccgaaaagtgggccccgcaggtccatctCGGAGTTAGGAGGGAAattccggggtgggtcctgacATAAGTTATACGGTTAAACGAGGTATTGTCTAATTAATTTTCATGCACATACAACCTCTAAAACGTGATCCGGAAACATAAGGGTTCAATTTGCAAAACTACATTGTAAGATTGATTAAGAGAGAGGTAAAAAGTTGATAGCAATCATCCTAATGAGATGCTCGTTAACAGTTGATCAGTAATCATAATTCaaatagtttttttgttttcttgcttCATTAAACCAAGCAGTAGCCAATAGTGATGAGCCTGTCTCACAAAATACACCAAAAACTACAGAAGTGTAAGAACAAGGGAAGCACATGCATCTTTGATTGTCAAGAAATTCGAACAGAACAATGACAAAATCATGAGTATAATCAATGTTAAAGGCTTTCAGAATGCACTTGGTCATAGGAAGAAATGCATCATTTGCTTTGTGGCCAATTCAGAAAGGCATCATTAAATCAATTCAGCACAGCTATAAAGTAGAAGTATCGTATATAGTGTAAACATGCTTATCCTTAGATCTTTCATATGGCAGCCGCATTTTCTTGAAACCAACCCAGAGTTGTACTTGCACTTTGCTTTTTTTGAGTTCAGCCTAGCTAAAAAGCCTGCACCCCAAGCAATTTTAATAATTGTTTGGCACTTTGGCTTGATATGACCAAAATAGTTTACTTCATTTTGAAGCTAGTTATAAAACCGAATGGAGTATATGATGTCTGGAGTAGTTAAAAGTAACCCTTATTAGATATATATCAGTATTGCATATCACACCCTTTCTGGAAAATCATATATACTAGCCCATATCTGGACCTTAATTTCTTGTTAAAACTTCAAAACACTTTGGGGCAGATGATCACCCAGTGCTTAACATGCAGCCAATTACCAATTCAGATCGATATTAAGAATTAACTACCCATTTGGCCGGCTGTAGAAGTATAGTAGAGCCGTGAATTTGCTTCACTTTGTTCTTCCTTGTTTTAGCAAATTTAATGAATGAATGGAGAAACATGTTAGACGCACCCCTTTTGAGGAAACAAACAGTAGTACCTACTTCTAGTCAATCATTATTTAGTGTGCAGGTGGTTCTGCACAATAGAACTACTTGGTTGTCCTCATTATCCTCTCCTTCATCTACAGTTTAAAACGCTATTATagattttccaaaaattcttgtATTTTGAAAACATCATGTTTGAATTTGATTCACACTCAAATACGTGTATCAATTAACATGTATATGAATGATTAATCATAATAATCGAACAGTATAATCAAATAGTATCATAATAAACAGTCTAATTACTCTAATATATTATGTTGTCAATCTGTTAATCTAATTTATCATTTCTTTTAATTGTctatcaaaattacaaattatATATACTTTTGTTAAGTGAAGTGGATGTATAGAAGAGACTATCCATCTTTTCATTTACTACAAGCAATGTTAAGCGTCTTCTTTTGAGGCCTCCACTGTCAATACCCAAAAACCTAACAGAGCTTAGCTCCAACTTCTCTTCACCGAACCATGGAATCAAAATCCCAAACCAACAAGACCAAAAAGACTCCCAAACATCCCTCTGAGCCTGTGTGTACTAAACCCTCTTGCTTCTTCTGCACCATGAATGAACCAAACCCTTCTTTCAGAAAATCCAAAATCATTAAGCTCTTCAAGGACTTGCCTCTCAAAAATGACCAAGAGCAAGTCCTTGCACTAAGCTCTCTCTGGAACATAGCCATGAAGCAACCTAACGACCCTGAATTCCCATCGCTTGGAATCTTCGAATGCATGGCAAAGCTCATCAACAAAGGTATCAACGACAAAAAGTGGCTGCTTAGCGACCAGAACATATACATCCCTTACTATGCTGCTCATATCGTTGGCTCTTACACCATGAACAAGGCTCAGTTTGCAGAAAAGGCTTTGAAATCCGGGGTAGTTCTGCCGCTAATGGAGTTGATGAGAGGTAAGATCACTTGGGTTGAGCAAAGAGTGGCAGTTCG encodes the following:
- the LOC133721558 gene encoding lysine-rich arabinogalactan protein 18 — its product is MDRSTALTFAFICIIVAGVGGQAPASAPTKSTATPASAPTKSPATPAPTTSPSAAPSKPKSPAPVATPASTPTAAPPTPVAAAPTPVATPPAKSPPTAAPTPVVTPVSAPPATSPTPAVVPVAPVSPPSIAPAAPAPKSVTPSAAPGPATESPPAPPAEAPGMSPDASSPGPSGAAADESGAEKVHYIMVGSIALGWGVIMALLF